A window of Candidatus Latescibacterota bacterium genomic DNA:
TCCTCTGCCACATTGTATCTCTACTACTATCACGGCAATCCCGAGTCTGAATGTCGTTACGAGGAATTGAGGCTGCGGAGGATTACCTGCTTCTGGGAGGAGGACTGGGCTACATGGGACACGGTCGGCAGCTGTTACGATTTTTCGATAACCGATGCCGCGCGGATGCAGACCTGTTACGGCTGGCTGGACTGGAATGTCACCGCCGATGTGCAGGCGATGATAGACGGCATGGAAAGTAACCATGGGTGGATGGTATCCGACGAAAGAACGGGTGACGATCATCCTGTCATCCGTTTTTGGGCCAGAGAAAGTGGCCACAAGATCCCATTCCTCGAGATCGTGCTCGAATCAGAGGAATGGCCGATGTATCTCCACGATGCGAGTAACAGGGCATATAACAATTCAAATATGCCCGATACGGCCGAAGTGATCTGGGATAACTATGTGGGCCCCGGCTTCGACTGCTCGCCAGCGGTGGTAGACGGAAAAGTATATATCGGATCGACCGATATGTTATGTTACGACGCGCTGGGTGACGGCGAAGGCTCTTCCGATCAGATCTGGCACTACTACATCGGTCCGAGTCACAACATCTACTCCTCACCGGCCGTGGTTGACGGCAAGGTCTATTTCGGAGTGGAAACAGGTGAGATATACTGTCTCGATGCGGCAGGTAACGGCGATGGGACGACCGATCTGATATGGAGTTATATGACCGGCGATCGCATCCGGTCAAGTCCCGTTGTCACCGATGGGAAAGTGTATATTGGATCATGGGATCGCAATGTGTATTGTCTCGATGCCGAGGGCAATGGCGACCTGACGACCGATCTTGTATGGAGCTATTCGACAGGCAGCGTGATCAGTTGTTCACCCGCATTCTCAAACGGCAGGATCTATATAGGATCGAACGATGATATCGTGTATTGCCTGGACGCTGAGGGCAATGGTGACGAGACGACCGATCTGATCTGGAGCTTCGCGACTGGCGATGATGTGATGTCTTCCCCCACTGTGTTTTCCGGTCATGTGTATGTTGGATCCAATGATGACAATTTATATTGCCTGGACGCAGAGGGCAATGGCGATGGAACGACCGATCTCATCTGGAGCGCCATTGTCGGCAGCATTCAAAAGTCTTCTCCCGCCATAGCATATGGCAGGGTATATATCGGATCATTCGGTTCAGGGATCAAATGCTTCGATGCTCTGGGCAATTGCGACGGAACGACCGATCTGATATGGACCCACATCCTCGGAGGCAGGGTTTACTCACCGGTCCTCGCCGACGGTAAAGTATATGCCGGATCCGGGGATGGCGTTTTGTCCTGTCTGGACGCCGAGGGCAACGGTGATGGAACGACCGATCTGCTCTGGGATCACACCACGTCAGACGACATTCAAACTTCACCGGCTATCGCCAGAGGCAGGATATACATCGGGTCGACCAACCATCACCTGTACTGCCTGGGAACTCTTCCTCCCCCGAGCATCGTCCAATCATCAGTGGAGCCCTGGGATTCATACGGACTTGCTTTCGTCTGCCCCGGGACGGGAACGAGCTGCGACAGCGTCACAGTGACCATCCGGGACGAGAACGGCGATCCCTGCCCATATTACGATGTCGAGATCGATCTCTCCGATTGCACCGGTCTCTGTATCGATATCCCGGACGGCCTGAGCGGCACCACAGACAGGGACGGCGTGGTCCGCCTCGATCCCCGGGTCGGCGGCTGCGCGGAATGCGACGTGATAGTACGGGCCATGGATACCGATATCAGGATCTATTCGAAGGTAACGAGTTCTGACTGGGACGGGAACTGGGCTGACGGCAAGGTGGAAACGGTAGACTCACTCTACTTCATGAGCCAGTTCATGCAACCATTCCCCGAACTCTGCGCCGACTATGACGGCAGCGGTTACGTCGACCTCGTCGATCTCTCGATGCTCGCCTGCTGCATGGGAACATCGAATGCCGAGACCTGCTCCCTTTTCTACGACTGTGAAATCGTTCCGTGCAGCATCGATTTCGAGACCCTTGTGATCGGGACCACTTTCGATACGACATTCGTGATCAGAAATACAGGCAGCGCATCCCTCTGCGACACGGTCTCGCTCTCATGCGATGGGTTTAGTCTGGTCTCGGGAGGCGGTCTCTACTACCTCCCCAGCGGTGACTCCCTGGAGGTGACGGTGAGGTTCGAGCCGGTCGACACCGGGACAAATGTCTGCACGATCGAGACAGGGGATTCCAGGTGCTGCGACGTGCTCTGCACCGGCGTAGCGGTCAACCCGTGCGTCGTCGAATCGACGACCATAGATTTCGGTATGGTGAACGCGGGATGCCATATCGATACCACATTCACCATCATAAACAATCAGGATGAAGCCCTGTCAGGAACGGTGTCGGAATCCTGCCCCTGCGACACCATTCTATCTGGAGGAGGGCCGTATACCCTGGCTCCCGGTGAGACCCTCAGGGTGACAGTGCGTTTTCAGCCCACCATCCCGGGTACGCATACATGCCTGATCGAGACGGGGGATCCGCTGTGCTGCGATGTGCAATGCACCGGCTGGACGCCATTCTATACATCGACCGATCATGTAGATTTCGGCGAAGTGGAGCTCGGGAAGAGCAGGGATCTCAGTTTCATGATCGACAACCACCACTGCTCGGATTCGCTGACGGGATCTGTGCACGAGCTGTTCGCGTACGACGATTTCAGCATCCTCTCATCGGGACACTTCAATCTGGCCCCGGGCGAGTCGAAAAAAGTAACCGTTCGTTTCGAACCCTCTTCACTGGAAAAACGCATATGCGTGATCGATATGAACAACGAGCAAATCAGGGATGTGGTCTGCTCCGGCACCGGGAAGTATGTATCCAGAGGAAGCAAGACACTCTTCTTCCTCGAGCAGAACGACCCGAACCCGTTCAACCCCATCACAGAGATCAGGTACAATCTCCCGCGGGACGCCCGGGTGCGGCTCGACATCTTCAACATCCTCGGGCAGAAGGTCGTTACGCTCGTGAACGAGCATCAGAGCGCCGGATTCAAGACGATCTCCTGGAACGGAAAGAATGACAGGGAAACAGACGTGTCCAGCGGAGTTTACTTCTGCAGGATAAGGGCGGGCGACTATACCGAAACCAGGAAGATGATCCTGCTCCGGTGAGCATGATTCCATTCCTCTTATTCGTAAATATTTCCATAGGGGGAATTCAAGATGGTAACATTTTCCCGTTCTACCCGCTTAGCTTGCGCTGCGATCACGCTACTGGTGATAACGAGTCTGATGGTCGCGGGAGCCCTGGCACAGACAAATCAACCTCCGGCTGTGCCGAGGTTCGATTCGGGGAAAATCGCCACTGCCACTGAAGTAGAATTCTTCGGTCACATCATATACATCCCGATGATGGTCAACGGGACCGGCCCCTACTCCTTTGTCCTCGATACAGGGGCTGGACGATTCTCGGCTATAGATTATTCGGTCGCTGAAGCTCTCGGCCTCGAGCAGACGCTGCTCATGAAAGGGGGCGGCGCGGGCGAAGACATTGTAGAGATCAACAACGTAGACTCGGTATCATTCGCCAGCATAGGAATATCCTTTGATCCGCGCTCGGCGATAAGCATCCCTCTTCACAGGATGGACCCGCACTGGGGTAAGCGCAAGGACGGGCTGATCGGAGGAGACCTTCTCTCGGCCCTGATCACGGTCGTCGACTACGAGGCGGGGACCCTTGTTTTCCACGATCCTGCGACTTACGAGTATAATGGACCCGGCGAACGGGTGCCGATCGAGCTGTTCAATAATTACATTTTTATCAGAGCTGAGGTGCTTCTACACGGACCCGGCGATCCGATAGAGGCTTTTTTCATGGTCGACACTGGTGTCCGACTCAGCCTCTTCAACAGTCCTTACTCGCGGGAGCATTCGTTGCCCGCTCAAAGTCCATCAACCATAACCGGAGTAACCGGGTTCGGACTCGGAGGATTGAGCCAGGGTGTCATCGGGCGTGTCCATGGTATCCGGATTGGTTCGACTCTCATCGAGAATCCGGTCGTCAATTTCTCGACCGATACTACCGGGGGACTTGCGGCGACCGATTTTTCGGGAATCATTGGAGCCGACATCCTGAGCCGTTTCACCCTTATTCTTGATTATAGTCGATCCGAGATCATTCTCGAGAAGAACGATCGATTCGCTGCCCCATTCGAAAACGACATGTGCGGGATACGCTTCGTAATGGATGGTGAGCGTTTCGATATTTTCAGAGCCTTCTCGATCTTCGATGGCTCACCGGCCGCGGAGGCAGGCATCCTGGAGGGCGACGTCCTGACTGCTGTCGATGGCCGCGAGGCGAGCAGCTTCACCATCGAGACACTGATGGAGTACCTCAGTCGCGAGGGTGCGGTAGTGCGTCTCACGATAAAGCGTGGAAGCGAAACGAAGGAGTTCGCCATTACCCTCAGGCGGATGGTATGAAACATAAGTGACAACTTTCACTCAAGAATTATTCTACTTGCGACATCCTGATTTGCCCGGTGACCGTAGCCTGACCTATTGAAATTCACCCCCCTTTCATGATATACTCTCCACATCAGATCAGACATTTCTGAGGGAAAAGATCACGACATATTCAGACGCCACCTGCAGGAGGAGATCATGAAAGCCACCCGATTACTTCCGGTTATTTCCTTGATGTGTACTTATCTCGCAATAGTATCTACAGTAATAGCGACGACACCCACACCCGCTGGCGCCGACTGGTTGTCGGGCGGTGTCCGCGTCTGCATGGACACGGCCAGAGACCCGCAGATCGTCTCGGACGGAGGGGGAGGGGCCTTTGTCGCGTGGAAAGATAGCCGAGGATCGAGTAGCCCCATCTACGCCCAGAGAATCGATGGCTCTGGCAATCCCTACTGGACGGTGAACGGTCTGCAGATCTCCGATACCGATAGTTATTACTTGCTGGAGCTGTTAAACGATGGAGTGGGCGGCGCGATAGCCGTCTATTCGACCGGCTCCACGATATGGGCACAGAGGTTTGACTCGGACGGCAACCGGCTCTGGGGCTGGGGTGTGGAGGTGACAGGCAGCCTTTCCCTGATAATGGAAATGATCAAAGTAGTTCCGGACGGACTTGGCGGCTTCGTGACAGTCTTCAAGGATGAAGCCAATATCTACGCTCAGAGAGTCGATTCTAACGGGGACCTTTCCTGGGACGAAGTAAGTGGCCGCGGAGCGGTAGTATTCGGCGATTTTACTAACTTCGATATCGTGAGTGACGGTATGGGAGGCGTGTTCGTGGCGGGATACAGCGATCCATCCTTGAATGTCTTCGTTCAGCGAGTCTACGCCTCGGGCGCCATCTGGCAGTCCGGAGGCCTGCTGATCCCCGATTGGACCGGGAACAACGTGTCAGACCCAGTCATTGCGGGCAACGGATACGACGGGGTGATAGTGGCCTGGCTTGAAGACAATTACGGTTGGGACGTTAAAGCACAGCGCATCGATCCAGCTGGTAACCTGCCGCCGGGTGACCCAGGGGAGTCAATGCCCATTTATCTATGCGAATGGTACGAGGACCAGCATAACCTGGCTATCCTCTCAGACGGCTCCGGCGGTGCATACGTAGCCTGGGAAGATAATCGGGACACATATGGTTATACACAGGTCTACGCTCAACATGTCGATAAATATAGAACGACACAATGGGCGGATAATGGCATCCTTTTCGGCCACGACATGGAGCATCAGACCGATATCGTACTCTTTGAATCGGGCGGCGAATGTTTTGCCACCTGGCTCGATATGCGATGGGACGAAGCCGTCGTGGGACAGAAGTTCGATG
This region includes:
- a CDS encoding PQQ-binding-like beta-propeller repeat protein, which produces MNMRRASIVVLLTSLLLPLGSFAYGVESPIILHPTDDTWIFNSSPGAGMGLHDSLQVMSHGPDPHIFSQKALVKFDLSDLPPGTTISSATLYLYYYHGNPESECRYEELRLRRITCFWEEDWATWDTVGSCYDFSITDAARMQTCYGWLDWNVTADVQAMIDGMESNHGWMVSDERTGDDHPVIRFWARESGHKIPFLEIVLESEEWPMYLHDASNRAYNNSNMPDTAEVIWDNYVGPGFDCSPAVVDGKVYIGSTDMLCYDALGDGEGSSDQIWHYYIGPSHNIYSSPAVVDGKVYFGVETGEIYCLDAAGNGDGTTDLIWSYMTGDRIRSSPVVTDGKVYIGSWDRNVYCLDAEGNGDLTTDLVWSYSTGSVISCSPAFSNGRIYIGSNDDIVYCLDAEGNGDETTDLIWSFATGDDVMSSPTVFSGHVYVGSNDDNLYCLDAEGNGDGTTDLIWSAIVGSIQKSSPAIAYGRVYIGSFGSGIKCFDALGNCDGTTDLIWTHILGGRVYSPVLADGKVYAGSGDGVLSCLDAEGNGDGTTDLLWDHTTSDDIQTSPAIARGRIYIGSTNHHLYCLGTLPPPSIVQSSVEPWDSYGLAFVCPGTGTSCDSVTVTIRDENGDPCPYYDVEIDLSDCTGLCIDIPDGLSGTTDRDGVVRLDPRVGGCAECDVIVRAMDTDIRIYSKVTSSDWDGNWADGKVETVDSLYFMSQFMQPFPELCADYDGSGYVDLVDLSMLACCMGTSNAETCSLFYDCEIVPCSIDFETLVIGTTFDTTFVIRNTGSASLCDTVSLSCDGFSLVSGGGLYYLPSGDSLEVTVRFEPVDTGTNVCTIETGDSRCCDVLCTGVAVNPCVVESTTIDFGMVNAGCHIDTTFTIINNQDEALSGTVSESCPCDTILSGGGPYTLAPGETLRVTVRFQPTIPGTHTCLIETGDPLCCDVQCTGWTPFYTSTDHVDFGEVELGKSRDLSFMIDNHHCSDSLTGSVHELFAYDDFSILSSGHFNLAPGESKKVTVRFEPSSLEKRICVIDMNNEQIRDVVCSGTGKYVSRGSKTLFFLEQNDPNPFNPITEIRYNLPRDARVRLDIFNILGQKVVTLVNEHQSAGFKTISWNGKNDRETDVSSGVYFCRIRAGDYTETRKMILLR
- a CDS encoding aspartyl protease family protein, with protein sequence MVTFSRSTRLACAAITLLVITSLMVAGALAQTNQPPAVPRFDSGKIATATEVEFFGHIIYIPMMVNGTGPYSFVLDTGAGRFSAIDYSVAEALGLEQTLLMKGGGAGEDIVEINNVDSVSFASIGISFDPRSAISIPLHRMDPHWGKRKDGLIGGDLLSALITVVDYEAGTLVFHDPATYEYNGPGERVPIELFNNYIFIRAEVLLHGPGDPIEAFFMVDTGVRLSLFNSPYSREHSLPAQSPSTITGVTGFGLGGLSQGVIGRVHGIRIGSTLIENPVVNFSTDTTGGLAATDFSGIIGADILSRFTLILDYSRSEIILEKNDRFAAPFENDMCGIRFVMDGERFDIFRAFSIFDGSPAAEAGILEGDVLTAVDGREASSFTIETLMEYLSREGAVVRLTIKRGSETKEFAITLRRMV